A portion of the Thermoflexus hugenholtzii JAD2 genome contains these proteins:
- a CDS encoding shikimate dehydrogenase — MARIRGTTRLVGLLGWPVAHSRSPQMHNAAFAAMGLDWAYVPLPVRPEDLEDAIRGLRALGFAGANVTVPHKTAVIPLLDEISPLARAVGAVNTLRAVEGRWVGENTDVEGFRRALQEIGLSVQGQTVAIIGAGGAARAVLAALALEGVGEVFLLHRSLDRAHRMLETLEASFPAAGLRLPPVHPIHLEDPLPEGIVALIHTTPVGMAPDVEACLWPPDRPFPWGLQAVIDLIYEPPRTRLMALAEVAGIPAYNGLGMLLHQGALAFTLWTGQEAPLETMRAALQELDSS; from the coding sequence ATGGCGCGCATCCGCGGGACCACCCGCCTGGTCGGTTTGCTGGGCTGGCCGGTGGCTCACAGCCGCAGCCCGCAGATGCACAACGCCGCCTTCGCTGCCATGGGCCTGGATTGGGCCTACGTGCCCCTGCCGGTCCGCCCCGAGGATCTGGAGGACGCGATCCGGGGGTTGCGGGCGCTGGGCTTCGCCGGGGCCAACGTGACCGTCCCCCACAAGACCGCTGTGATCCCATTGCTGGATGAGATCTCCCCGCTGGCCCGGGCGGTTGGGGCGGTGAACACCCTGAGGGCGGTCGAAGGGCGATGGGTGGGGGAGAACACGGACGTGGAGGGGTTCCGCCGCGCCTTGCAGGAGATCGGGCTGTCCGTGCAGGGGCAGACGGTGGCCATCATCGGCGCCGGAGGGGCCGCCCGCGCGGTCCTGGCCGCCCTGGCCCTCGAGGGCGTCGGCGAGGTTTTCCTCCTCCACCGCAGCCTGGACCGGGCGCATCGGATGCTCGAAACGCTGGAGGCGTCGTTCCCGGCCGCCGGCCTGCGTCTCCCGCCGGTGCACCCCATCCACCTGGAGGATCCCCTCCCCGAGGGCATCGTGGCGCTGATCCACACCACGCCAGTGGGGATGGCCCCGGATGTGGAAGCCTGCCTCTGGCCCCCGGATCGCCCCTTCCCGTGGGGGCTCCAGGCGGTGATCGATCTGATCTACGAGCCCCCTCGGACCCGGCTGATGGCCCTAGCGGAGGTGGCCGGCATCCCGGCCTACAACGGGCTGGGGATGCTGCTCCATCAGGGCGCGCTGGCCTTCACCCTGTGGACCGGACAGGAGGCCCCCCTGGAGACCATGCGGGCGGCGCTGCAGGAACTCGACAGCTCCTGA
- the aroA gene encoding 3-phosphoshikimate 1-carboxyvinyltransferase, which produces MRLRVRPPARLHGVIRVPGDKSLSHRALLFAALAEGTSTLQGWLPAADCEATLRCIRALGVEVERPAADRLIVHGRGLRGLQPASAPLDCGGSGTTMRLLMGILAGFPFPSTLVGNAQLSRRPMERVAEPLRRMGAEVRTTEGHAPVYLRGGTLRGIRYEMPVASAQVKSALLLAGLYAQGPTTLVEPAPSRDHTERLLWAMGATLEQHGRTITVYPAERLSPLDCAIPGDPSSAAFPLVAALLIPGSEIEVTDLLLNPTRLGLIEALQAMGAPIRVIPEGERHGEPVGRLLGASAVRLQAIEIAGPWVPRMIDEFPIFAVAATQAEGTTRVRDAAELRVKESDRIAALAAELRRMGARIEEHPDGFAIEGPTPLRGAVVHSHGDHRLAMALAVAGLIAQGETIVEDAECIGDSFPGFVKRMQALGAEIEMEP; this is translated from the coding sequence ATGCGCTTGAGGGTTCGCCCACCCGCTCGTCTGCATGGTGTGATCCGGGTGCCCGGGGATAAATCCCTCTCCCACCGGGCGTTGCTGTTCGCCGCCCTGGCGGAAGGGACTTCGACGCTCCAGGGTTGGCTCCCGGCGGCTGACTGCGAGGCGACGCTGCGCTGCATCCGCGCGCTGGGGGTCGAGGTGGAGCGCCCGGCCGCGGACCGCCTGATCGTCCACGGCCGGGGGCTGCGCGGCCTTCAGCCGGCCTCCGCCCCACTGGATTGCGGGGGATCCGGGACCACCATGCGGCTCCTGATGGGGATCCTGGCCGGCTTCCCCTTCCCCAGCACCCTGGTCGGCAACGCCCAGCTCTCCCGGCGTCCGATGGAGCGGGTGGCGGAGCCCCTGCGCCGGATGGGAGCGGAGGTTCGAACGACGGAAGGCCACGCGCCGGTGTATCTGCGGGGAGGGACGCTGCGCGGCATCCGCTACGAGATGCCCGTGGCCAGCGCTCAGGTGAAGTCCGCGCTGCTGCTGGCCGGCCTCTACGCCCAGGGCCCCACCACCCTGGTGGAGCCCGCGCCCTCCCGGGATCACACCGAGCGCCTGCTGTGGGCGATGGGAGCCACCCTGGAGCAGCACGGAAGGACGATCACCGTTTATCCGGCCGAGCGGCTCTCGCCCCTCGATTGCGCCATCCCCGGGGATCCCTCCTCGGCGGCTTTCCCGCTGGTCGCCGCCCTGCTGATCCCGGGCTCGGAGATCGAGGTCACCGACCTGCTGCTCAACCCGACCCGCCTGGGGCTGATCGAGGCCCTTCAGGCGATGGGCGCGCCGATCCGCGTGATCCCGGAGGGTGAACGCCACGGGGAGCCCGTAGGCCGGCTCCTGGGGGCCTCCGCCGTCCGCCTTCAGGCCATTGAGATCGCCGGCCCCTGGGTCCCCCGCATGATCGATGAGTTTCCCATCTTCGCCGTGGCGGCCACTCAGGCGGAGGGAACCACACGGGTGCGGGATGCGGCCGAGCTCCGGGTGAAGGAGAGCGACCGCATCGCCGCTCTGGCGGCCGAGCTGCGCCGGATGGGCGCGCGGATCGAGGAGCATCCAGACGGCTTCGCCATCGAAGGGCCCACCCCGCTGCGCGGCGCGGTCGTCCACAGCCACGGGGATCATCGCTTGGCGATGGCCCTGGCCGTGGCCGGGTTGATCGCCCAGGGGGAGACCATTGTGGAAGACGCCGAATGCATCGGGGACAGCTTCCCGGGCTTCGTGAAGCGGATGCAGGCCCTCGGCGCGGAGATCGAAATGGAACCGTGA
- a CDS encoding CBS domain-containing protein: MERKPKPYTVAEIMTSPVVTVPPDMPVEEALHLMVQKGISSVVVEPEGPHGTWGIMTKRDILKKVVAADRPLKGLKVRDLMSAPLITVSPDTTIRQCSIIMLDANIRRAVVMQDGRPVGIVSDTDIFQAVEERGWGPD; the protein is encoded by the coding sequence ATGGAGCGGAAGCCCAAGCCGTATACGGTGGCCGAGATCATGACCTCGCCGGTAGTGACCGTCCCGCCGGATATGCCGGTGGAGGAGGCGCTGCATCTGATGGTGCAAAAGGGGATCTCCAGCGTGGTGGTGGAGCCGGAGGGGCCCCATGGGACCTGGGGGATCATGACCAAGCGGGACATCCTCAAGAAGGTGGTGGCTGCGGACCGGCCGCTGAAGGGCCTGAAGGTCCGCGACCTGATGAGCGCGCCCCTCATCACCGTCTCCCCGGATACCACCATCCGTCAGTGTTCCATCATTATGCTGGATGCCAATATCCGACGGGCCGTGGTGATGCAGGACGGCCGGCCCGTCGGCATCGTGAGCGACACCGACATCTTCCAGGCCGTGGAGGAGCGTGGGTGGGGTCCGGATTGA
- a CDS encoding DUF402 domain-containing protein, whose translation MGSGLSPELPRPIRVRRLAADGRLRVIYVGRLMRASPEALVVEAFWERPPLDLGYVRLEPQDRFVEYFFPGRWFVIYEIHHHRDDRLKGWYCDIVYPPRVSEEEIELRDLALDVFVTPAGEVRVLDEEEFEALRLSERDPSAYAAARSALRDLLRMVERRDPPFGILPWAAA comes from the coding sequence GTGGGGTCCGGATTGAGCCCTGAGCTCCCTCGGCCCATCCGGGTGCGGCGACTGGCCGCGGATGGCCGGCTGCGCGTGATCTACGTCGGGCGCCTCATGCGGGCCTCCCCGGAAGCGCTGGTGGTGGAGGCCTTCTGGGAACGCCCCCCGCTGGACCTGGGGTATGTCCGCCTGGAGCCTCAGGATCGGTTCGTGGAGTATTTCTTCCCGGGCCGCTGGTTCGTGATCTATGAGATCCACCATCATCGGGACGATCGGTTGAAGGGCTGGTATTGCGACATCGTCTATCCCCCGCGGGTTTCGGAGGAGGAGATCGAGCTCCGCGATCTGGCCCTGGACGTCTTCGTCACGCCGGCGGGGGAGGTGCGGGTGCTGGATGAAGAGGAGTTCGAAGCGCTCCGGCTGTCGGAGCGCGACCCCTCCGCCTATGCGGCGGCCCGTTCGGCCCTCCGGGATCTGCTGAGGATGGTGGAGCGGCGAGATCCCCCCTTCGGCATCTTGCCCTGGGCGGCGGCTTGA
- a CDS encoding ArnT family glycosyltransferase: MRRRWAWALACLTLAGSVRFAMAARMPVEADEPTYLRAAYHYAVLLRQGDIGAVPSLWENPEHPALVKLLYSLAWLIPSGDRWFSDALWGARLLSVLFGAAAVGLVAWIHPAAGLLLAVHPLTIYYTSAALLESIPQFLAMLAVLSWRSASRRGARWSYLGAFALGATGAAKWAYVLPLLPGSIGMLRRSRGTAILLVVAAVSFVSLNPPMWMDPLRYLRETIRYHFTYSTSEHVQRYGLPWYQPFLWLSHSLPEALILTLGLAGAVRGLFDSTFRKQVAWGALSAVIFLLAWPTKWPHYALVATPFLSLIASDVLARGQRTRALLSVMGILSMIVSVRMIIRQHPYLDPGLLEHRIPKPFEARWEGIRLEGVRWEEAGARESVLSLVVCWRPERPAASNLSVFVHLLGETPNPRTGSVLWSQVDAQPLGGAYPATLWVPGVVFCDRYRIARPPDLPPGIYLLTTGWYRWEDGHRIPLHEGPQDPRYPDALVIGRWVVGGMR; the protein is encoded by the coding sequence TTGCGAAGGCGCTGGGCTTGGGCGCTGGCATGTTTAACGCTGGCAGGGAGTGTGCGGTTCGCAATGGCCGCCCGCATGCCGGTGGAGGCGGATGAGCCCACTTACCTTCGAGCGGCCTATCACTATGCGGTCCTGCTGCGCCAGGGAGATATCGGAGCCGTCCCCTCTCTTTGGGAGAACCCCGAGCATCCAGCCCTGGTCAAGCTCCTTTACAGTTTAGCCTGGCTAATCCCGTCGGGGGACAGGTGGTTCTCCGATGCCCTGTGGGGGGCTCGTCTCCTGTCGGTCCTCTTCGGAGCCGCGGCGGTGGGTCTGGTAGCCTGGATCCATCCGGCAGCCGGCTTGTTGCTTGCCGTTCATCCTCTCACCATCTATTACACTTCAGCTGCTCTGCTGGAATCCATCCCCCAGTTCCTTGCCATGCTGGCGGTCCTGTCATGGCGTTCAGCAAGCCGTCGAGGCGCTCGCTGGTCTTATCTGGGCGCGTTCGCATTAGGAGCAACAGGCGCGGCAAAATGGGCGTATGTGCTCCCCTTGCTTCCCGGATCGATCGGAATGCTTCGACGCTCCCGAGGCACCGCGATCCTTTTAGTGGTGGCGGCGGTTTCCTTTGTGTCTCTGAACCCGCCGATGTGGATGGATCCCCTTAGATACCTACGAGAGACGATCCGCTATCATTTCACATATTCCACCTCAGAGCATGTCCAGCGCTATGGCCTCCCCTGGTATCAGCCTTTCCTTTGGCTTAGCCACTCCCTTCCAGAGGCGTTGATTTTGACCCTGGGGCTCGCGGGGGCCGTCCGGGGCTTGTTCGATTCTACCTTTCGGAAGCAGGTTGCATGGGGCGCTCTGAGCGCTGTGATCTTTCTGCTAGCCTGGCCGACGAAATGGCCTCACTATGCGCTTGTGGCGACCCCTTTTCTCTCCCTCATTGCCTCGGATGTGCTGGCCCGAGGGCAACGCACTCGAGCCCTCTTAAGTGTCATGGGGATCCTGAGCATGATCGTGAGCGTGCGTATGATCATAAGACAGCATCCCTACCTGGATCCGGGTCTGCTGGAGCATCGCATCCCCAAACCTTTCGAGGCACGCTGGGAAGGGATCCGCCTGGAAGGGGTGCGATGGGAGGAGGCGGGGGCCCGGGAGAGTGTCCTCTCTCTCGTTGTGTGCTGGCGTCCGGAACGCCCGGCGGCTTCGAATCTCTCTGTCTTTGTGCACCTGTTAGGGGAGACGCCAAACCCCCGTACCGGGAGCGTCCTCTGGTCCCAAGTGGATGCCCAGCCTCTCGGAGGCGCCTATCCGGCGACCCTGTGGGTGCCCGGCGTGGTCTTCTGCGATCGTTATCGGATCGCCCGGCCGCCGGATCTGCCCCCGGGGATCTATCTGCTCACCACCGGATGGTATCGCTGGGAGGATGGTCATCGGATCCCGCTACACGAGGGCCCTCAGGATCCTCGTTATCCGGATGCTTTGGTGATCGGACGCTGGGTCGTTGGGGGGATGAGATAG
- a CDS encoding aldehyde ferredoxin oxidoreductase family protein: MGYGYAGRILHVDLSEGRLWVETPPESFYRTYMGGSAMGLYYILREMPPGIDPFDPRNVLTLFLSPLTGAPISGQSRLMANAKSPLTGAIGDSQSGGFFPAELKYAGFDGIVIRGRAPRPVYLWIHDGEAELRDASHLWGRITGEAERMLQEELGDDQIEVAQIGPAGERLVRFAAIMNMSNRANGRTGMGAVMGSKNLKAIVVRGRRKVTVADPKTLAELAQWGARHIEDNPDVQGLALYGTASVVAWQQMAGTLPTYNYNAGQFEGFEKITGERMAETILKERDTCYACVVRCKRVVETEWNGRKVDPFYGGPEYETIATFGSYCGIDDLDAIALANQLCNQYGVDTISCGATIAWAMECFENGVLTEAEIGFPLRFGDAGAMLRLLEMILKREGIGDVLAEGSARAADRLGKGHEFLITVKNQEAPAHMPQAKRSLGLIYAVNPFGADHQSSEHDPMYEEGASELYLRRLALLGLTDPPPPGSLNEEKIRFAYLTQLFYSFLDSAGLCQFVYGPAWTLYGPEETVQMVRAVTGWSDFTLEELLRIGERRLNMLRWFNAREGLDRRADQLPKKFFKALQGTGPTAGVALSREEMERALDRYYEMAGWTREGIPTPEKLRALGLGWLLEA, encoded by the coding sequence ATGGGTTACGGATACGCCGGGCGGATCCTGCACGTGGATCTCAGCGAGGGGCGTTTGTGGGTGGAGACCCCACCGGAGTCTTTCTACCGCACCTATATGGGCGGCAGCGCCATGGGCCTCTACTACATCCTGAGAGAGATGCCGCCGGGCATCGACCCCTTCGATCCCCGCAACGTCCTGACCCTCTTCCTCAGCCCGCTGACCGGTGCGCCCATCTCCGGCCAGTCCCGTCTGATGGCGAACGCCAAGTCTCCCCTCACCGGCGCCATCGGGGATTCCCAGAGCGGGGGGTTCTTCCCCGCCGAGCTGAAATACGCCGGCTTCGACGGCATCGTGATCCGCGGGCGCGCTCCTCGGCCGGTCTACCTCTGGATCCACGATGGGGAGGCCGAGCTGCGCGACGCCTCCCACCTGTGGGGACGGATCACCGGGGAGGCGGAGCGAATGCTCCAGGAGGAGCTGGGCGACGATCAGATCGAGGTGGCGCAGATCGGCCCGGCCGGCGAGCGTCTGGTCCGCTTCGCCGCGATTATGAACATGTCCAACCGGGCCAACGGGCGCACCGGAATGGGCGCGGTGATGGGCTCCAAGAACCTGAAGGCCATCGTCGTCCGGGGCCGTCGCAAGGTGACGGTGGCCGACCCGAAAACGCTGGCGGAGCTGGCCCAGTGGGGCGCCCGCCACATCGAAGACAACCCCGACGTCCAGGGCCTGGCCCTCTATGGGACGGCCAGCGTGGTGGCCTGGCAGCAGATGGCCGGCACCCTCCCGACCTACAACTACAACGCCGGGCAGTTCGAGGGCTTCGAGAAGATCACCGGCGAGCGGATGGCCGAGACCATCCTCAAGGAGCGGGACACCTGCTACGCCTGCGTGGTGCGCTGCAAGCGGGTGGTGGAGACGGAGTGGAACGGCCGGAAGGTGGATCCTTTCTATGGAGGTCCGGAATACGAAACCATCGCCACCTTCGGCTCCTATTGCGGGATCGACGATCTGGACGCCATCGCCCTGGCCAATCAGCTGTGCAACCAGTATGGGGTGGACACTATCTCCTGCGGGGCGACCATCGCCTGGGCCATGGAATGCTTTGAGAACGGCGTCCTCACGGAGGCGGAGATCGGCTTCCCGCTCCGCTTCGGCGACGCAGGGGCCATGCTGCGCCTCCTGGAGATGATCCTGAAGCGGGAGGGGATCGGCGACGTCCTGGCCGAAGGCTCCGCCCGGGCCGCGGACCGGCTGGGGAAGGGCCACGAGTTCCTGATCACGGTGAAGAACCAGGAGGCGCCCGCCCATATGCCGCAGGCCAAGCGCTCCCTCGGGCTGATCTACGCCGTCAACCCCTTCGGCGCCGACCATCAGTCCAGCGAGCACGACCCCATGTATGAAGAGGGAGCCTCCGAGCTGTACCTGCGCCGTCTCGCCCTCCTCGGCCTGACCGATCCCCCGCCTCCCGGCAGCCTGAACGAGGAGAAGATCCGCTTCGCCTACCTGACCCAGCTCTTCTATTCCTTCCTGGATTCCGCCGGGCTCTGCCAGTTCGTCTATGGCCCCGCCTGGACCCTCTACGGCCCCGAGGAAACGGTGCAGATGGTGCGGGCGGTGACCGGGTGGTCGGATTTCACCCTGGAGGAGCTGCTGCGCATCGGGGAGCGCCGGCTGAACATGCTGCGCTGGTTCAACGCCCGGGAAGGCCTGGACCGCCGGGCGGATCAACTGCCGAAGAAGTTCTTCAAGGCGTTGCAGGGGACCGGGCCGACGGCGGGGGTGGCCCTGAGCCGGGAGGAGATGGAGAGGGCGCTGGATCGCTATTACGAGATGGCCGGCTGGACCCGGGAGGGGATCCCGACACCGGAGAAGCTGCGCGCGCTGGGCCTGGGCTGGCTTCTGGAGGCCTGA
- a CDS encoding M28 family metallopeptidase, translated as MPSTMEHVMALSVTIGPRGSTTEAERAAADYAAEVFRALGLTPHVEPFVSATSAWRPYAIATGGMLLMVPLFFLGGRWIAALGTFLLILCTVLELTFTPNPLRLLVPKGRSQNVYAVLPPAGPVRERVILCGHLDTHRTPWAFSSLRALALYRTLVTLGLPGALGMGALFGIGAWTGDPRWGWPALLPALLLAAVFAMAVQADLTPYTHGANDNATGAGMVLALAERLRREPLRHTEVWALCTGCEEVGAYGAAAFVRRHRDLGRPIFIVLDTVGGPGSGPCVLVQETMLLPLRSDPELLALAEEVARSYPELGAYRWPNFRGAYTDGAPAVRAGWRVLTLVNLRPDGVLPYWHQPSDVYENVDPGVVARTEAFVWQLLQAIDRQAIARG; from the coding sequence ATGCCCTCTACGATGGAGCATGTGATGGCCCTGAGCGTGACCATCGGGCCGCGGGGGAGCACCACGGAGGCCGAGCGGGCGGCGGCGGATTACGCGGCGGAGGTCTTCCGGGCGCTGGGCCTCACCCCTCATGTGGAGCCCTTCGTCAGCGCGACCTCCGCCTGGCGGCCTTACGCCATCGCCACCGGCGGGATGCTGCTCATGGTCCCCCTGTTCTTCCTGGGCGGGCGATGGATCGCCGCCCTCGGGACGTTTCTGCTCATCCTCTGCACCGTCCTGGAGCTGACCTTCACCCCGAACCCCCTTCGCCTGCTGGTCCCGAAAGGAAGGAGCCAGAACGTCTACGCCGTCCTCCCGCCGGCCGGACCCGTCCGGGAGCGGGTGATCCTGTGCGGCCATCTGGACACCCATCGCACGCCCTGGGCTTTCTCCTCGCTGCGGGCCCTGGCCCTTTACCGGACGCTGGTCACCCTGGGGTTGCCCGGGGCGCTCGGGATGGGCGCGCTGTTCGGGATCGGAGCCTGGACCGGGGATCCCCGGTGGGGGTGGCCGGCGCTGCTGCCCGCCCTCCTGCTCGCGGCGGTCTTCGCCATGGCGGTGCAGGCGGATCTCACGCCCTACACCCATGGGGCCAACGACAACGCCACCGGGGCGGGGATGGTGCTCGCGCTGGCGGAACGGCTTCGTCGGGAGCCCTTGCGCCACACGGAGGTCTGGGCCCTCTGCACCGGATGCGAGGAGGTCGGGGCCTATGGGGCGGCGGCCTTCGTCCGCCGCCATCGCGACCTGGGTCGCCCGATCTTCATCGTGCTGGATACCGTGGGTGGGCCCGGGAGCGGGCCGTGCGTCCTGGTTCAGGAGACCATGCTGCTTCCCCTTCGCAGCGATCCGGAGTTGCTGGCCCTGGCGGAGGAAGTGGCCCGGTCGTATCCGGAGCTGGGCGCCTATCGATGGCCGAACTTTCGGGGGGCCTACACGGACGGCGCCCCGGCCGTCCGGGCCGGGTGGCGGGTGCTCACCCTGGTGAACCTGCGGCCGGATGGGGTGCTCCCCTACTGGCACCAGCCTTCGGACGTGTATGAGAACGTGGATCCGGGGGTGGTGGCTCGCACCGAGGCCTTCGTCTGGCAGCTGCTGCAGGCCATCGACCGGCAGGCCATCGCGCGTGGATAA
- a CDS encoding DNA repair helicase XPB, which produces MALRPEFPLTIQADRTVWLETRHPGYELARDALARFADLERSAGPIHVYRITPLSIWNAAALGLTAAQILEDLERLSGGQVPEGLREDIRTWMARYGRLRLEMGNGRLWLVADDPALLAWVRAQSVVAPFLAPSGEAEADRVAVEPRARGALKQALLYLGYPVEDMAGYVEGARLDLRLRSTSRATGEPFRLRPYQEKAVEAFLRAGSGVILLPCGAGKTIVGLGVMARLRTATLIIATSTVAARQWIAEILDKTDLSPDQVGEYTGHRKQIRPVTVATYQILTHRPHRDFEEDLLRQFPHFRLFSALDWGLIIYDEVHLLPAPVFRITAQLQARRRLGLTATLVREDGLEREVFALIGPKRYEAPWRELEARGWIAAAECHEIRVPMAPEDRLRYVAAAEKERYRLAATNPAKEPVIRQLLARHEEDTVLIIGQYLDQLERIARAVRAPLITGRTPVAERERLFDQLRRGEIRRLVVSRVGNFAIDLPDANVLIQVSGTFGSRQEEAQRLGRILRPKRNGILAHFYTLVTRDTVDQDYAARRQLFLVEQGYRYEILEAEELSHYHPAVVDVAAWPRALPPQTSAGNGSSPNGSGSSA; this is translated from the coding sequence ATGGCGCTCCGGCCGGAGTTCCCGCTGACGATCCAGGCCGACCGGACGGTCTGGCTGGAGACCCGGCATCCCGGGTATGAGCTCGCCCGGGACGCCTTGGCCCGTTTTGCGGACCTGGAGCGGAGCGCCGGGCCCATCCACGTCTACCGCATCACTCCCCTCTCGATCTGGAACGCCGCTGCCCTGGGCCTCACGGCTGCACAGATCCTGGAGGACCTGGAGCGCTTGAGCGGCGGCCAGGTCCCCGAGGGCTTGCGGGAGGACATCCGGACCTGGATGGCCCGCTACGGCCGGCTCCGCCTGGAGATGGGAAACGGGCGGCTCTGGCTGGTGGCCGACGATCCCGCCTTGCTGGCCTGGGTGCGGGCCCAATCCGTGGTGGCCCCCTTCCTGGCCCCCTCCGGAGAGGCGGAGGCGGACCGGGTGGCGGTGGAGCCCCGGGCCCGGGGTGCCCTCAAGCAGGCCCTCCTCTACCTGGGATATCCGGTGGAGGATATGGCCGGATACGTGGAGGGCGCCCGCCTGGACCTCCGGCTGCGGTCCACGTCCCGGGCCACCGGCGAGCCCTTCCGCCTGCGCCCCTATCAGGAGAAGGCCGTGGAGGCCTTCCTCCGGGCCGGCAGCGGGGTGATCCTGCTCCCCTGCGGGGCGGGCAAGACCATCGTGGGCCTGGGGGTGATGGCCCGGCTGCGCACCGCCACCCTGATCATCGCCACCAGCACGGTGGCCGCCCGCCAATGGATCGCGGAGATCCTGGACAAAACGGATCTAAGCCCCGATCAGGTCGGGGAATACACCGGCCATCGCAAGCAGATCCGTCCGGTCACGGTGGCGACTTACCAGATCCTCACCCATCGCCCCCATCGGGATTTCGAAGAGGACCTCCTCCGCCAGTTCCCGCATTTCCGCCTCTTCAGCGCCCTGGACTGGGGGTTGATCATCTACGATGAGGTGCATCTCCTGCCGGCCCCGGTCTTCCGCATCACCGCCCAGCTCCAGGCCCGCCGGCGCCTGGGTCTGACGGCCACCCTGGTGCGGGAGGATGGGCTGGAGCGGGAGGTGTTCGCCCTCATCGGCCCTAAGCGCTACGAGGCCCCCTGGCGGGAGCTGGAGGCCCGGGGCTGGATCGCCGCGGCCGAATGCCACGAGATCCGCGTCCCGATGGCCCCGGAGGATCGCCTGCGATACGTGGCCGCGGCAGAGAAGGAGCGCTACCGCCTGGCGGCCACTAACCCGGCCAAGGAGCCGGTGATCCGCCAGCTCCTCGCCCGGCACGAGGAGGACACTGTCCTCATCATCGGGCAGTATCTGGATCAGCTGGAGCGCATCGCCCGCGCTGTCCGCGCCCCCTTGATCACCGGCCGGACGCCGGTGGCGGAGCGGGAGCGGCTCTTCGATCAGCTCCGGCGCGGGGAGATCCGCCGCCTGGTGGTCTCCCGCGTGGGCAATTTCGCCATCGACCTCCCCGACGCCAACGTGCTGATCCAGGTCTCCGGCACCTTCGGCTCGCGCCAGGAGGAAGCCCAGCGATTGGGACGGATCCTGCGGCCCAAGCGGAACGGGATCCTGGCCCACTTCTACACGCTGGTCACCCGCGACACGGTGGATCAGGACTACGCCGCCCGGCGCCAGCTGTTCCTGGTCGAGCAGGGGTATCGCTATGAGATTCTGGAGGCCGAAGAGCTGTCCCATTACCACCCGGCCGTGGTCGACGTGGCCGCCTGGCCGCGGGCCCTCCCCCCGCAGACGTCCGCCGGGAACGGATCCTCCCCCAATGGATCTGGATCGTCTGCTTGA